The following proteins are encoded in a genomic region of Buchnera aphidicola (Aphis nerii):
- a CDS encoding HPr family phosphocarrier protein, whose product MFQNKIKITALHGLHTRPAAEFVKEAKKFISDINIIYNGKSVNAKSLFKIQTLGLVHGSLITLSAEGQDEKKAIEYLSKIMTELE is encoded by the coding sequence ATGTTTCAAAATAAAATAAAAATCACTGCATTGCATGGTTTACACACTCGACCTGCAGCTGAATTTGTAAAAGAAGCGAAAAAGTTTATTTCTGATATTAACATAATTTATAATGGAAAATCTGTTAATGCAAAAAGTTTATTTAAAATTCAAACACTTGGTTTAGTACACGGAAGTTTAATTACATTATCTGCAGAAGGACAAGACGAAAAAAAAGCAATTGAATATTTATCTAAAATAATGA
- the cysK gene encoding cysteine synthase A encodes MNKIYKDNSLTIGNTPIVRLNRIGNGNILAKIESRNPSFSVKCRIGANMIWNAEKNGNLNKKIKLIEATSGNTGIALAYVAAARNYELVLTMPESMSTERKKLLKYLGAKLILTDAKKGMKGAISKANEIISLNKKDYFLLKQFENPANPEIHEKTTGPEIWNDTNGDIDILVAGVGTGGTITGITKYIKKIRGKKDFISIAVEPLESPVITQFLSGKKIEPGLHKIQGIGAGFIPKNLDLNLIDKVITISSEESILHAQNIMKKEGILAGISSGAAIAAALKIQNQKKFMNKKIVVILPSSGERYLSTELFSKSFQSRNKY; translated from the coding sequence ATGAATAAAATATATAAAGATAATTCATTAACTATTGGAAATACACCGATTGTTCGTTTAAATAGAATAGGAAATGGAAATATTTTAGCAAAAATAGAATCCAGAAATCCAAGTTTTAGTGTTAAATGCAGAATCGGTGCTAATATGATATGGAATGCAGAAAAAAACGGAAATTTAAATAAAAAAATTAAATTAATTGAAGCAACAAGTGGAAATACAGGAATAGCTTTAGCATATGTTGCAGCTGCTAGAAATTATGAATTAGTTCTTACAATGCCTGAATCGATGTCTACTGAAAGAAAAAAATTATTAAAATATTTAGGTGCAAAATTAATTTTAACAGATGCTAAAAAAGGGATGAAAGGAGCTATTTCTAAAGCAAATGAAATTATATCTTTAAATAAAAAAGATTATTTTCTATTAAAACAATTTGAGAATCCTGCTAATCCAGAAATACACGAAAAAACTACTGGACCAGAAATTTGGAATGATACAAATGGAGATATAGATATATTAGTTGCAGGAGTTGGAACAGGAGGAACAATTACAGGAATCACAAAATATATAAAAAAAATCAGAGGAAAAAAAGACTTTATTAGCATTGCTGTAGAACCTTTAGAATCACCTGTAATTACTCAATTTTTATCAGGTAAAAAAATAGAGCCTGGATTACATAAAATACAAGGTATCGGAGCTGGATTTATTCCTAAAAATTTAGATTTAAATTTGATTGATAAAGTTATTACAATATCAAGTGAAGAATCAATATTACATGCTCAAAACATAATGAAAAAAGAAGGAATACTGGCTGGCATTTCTTCAGGTGCTGCTATTGCAGCAGCTTTAAAAATACAGAATCAAAAAAAATTTATGAATAAAAAAATAGTAGTTATACTTCCTTCTTCTGGAGAACGTTATCTAAGTACAGAATTATTTTCTAAATCATTTCAAAGTAGAAATAAATATTAA
- the ligA gene encoding NAD-dependent DNA ligase LigA, whose protein sequence is MKKIKYQINELRKKISKYNYFYHTLDNPIVSDTEYDYLLNQLYNLESKYKEFITPDSPTQKIGANLLDRFKKVTHFFPMLSLENTFDLHGYLKFENRIKKFFITNAIIEFCCELKIDGIAVSLIYEEGILIRAATRGDGYFGENITSNVKTIKSIPTKLKGSNIPKRLEIRGEIFMLKSDFSNLNFQSFQGKKKYFSNPRNAAAGSLRQIDSKITAKRKLQFVCHGFHFFEKTKIFKTHYDVLIQCKNWGIPINAEISIFSNYSEILKFYKKFEKKRLLFDFDIDGIVIKVNSLYFQKKLGSNNKSPKWAIAFKYFTKEEITKLNDIKFEVGRTGIITPVAYFNPVYISGVMIKKASLYNKNEIDRLNLHFNDYITIQRSGDVIPKIINVINNKRLQNAKKIIFPVCCPICNSELLKNRKDKIIRCPSGLRCNAQKKKIFCHFFSKNALNATGLGPEIINELIQKKIVSNLVDFFYLTQDHFKNIENIREKKSIKIIKTIYESKKTTMHRFIYALGILSVGEVIAEKLSNYFNTVNNLINASTKELESIDGIGKVVANNIFTYFNILENRQLVEKLTQILNIKKYNQVSYYLNSISNKNVVITGIFQKYSRNQLKEVLIKLGARVSSKVSKKTELLIFGEKFGNKFFEANKLNIKMIDEKEFNFLINNIN, encoded by the coding sequence ATGAAAAAAATTAAATATCAAATTAACGAACTACGAAAAAAAATTTCTAAATATAATTACTTTTATCATACTTTAGATAATCCAATTGTTTCTGATACTGAATATGATTATTTATTAAATCAATTGTATAATTTAGAATCAAAATATAAAGAATTTATTACTCCTGATTCTCCTACTCAAAAAATAGGCGCAAATTTACTTGATAGGTTTAAAAAAGTAACACATTTTTTTCCTATGCTTTCTTTAGAAAATACATTTGATTTACATGGATATTTAAAATTTGAAAATAGAATTAAAAAGTTTTTTATTACTAATGCTATAATAGAATTTTGTTGCGAATTAAAAATTGATGGAATAGCAGTTAGTTTAATTTATGAAGAAGGTATTTTAATTCGAGCTGCTACTAGAGGCGACGGTTATTTTGGAGAAAATATTACAAGTAATGTAAAAACAATTAAATCTATTCCAACAAAATTAAAAGGATCTAATATACCAAAAAGATTAGAAATACGAGGTGAGATTTTTATGTTAAAATCTGATTTTTCAAATTTAAATTTTCAATCTTTTCAAGGGAAAAAAAAATATTTTTCTAATCCTAGAAATGCAGCTGCTGGATCATTACGACAAATTGATTCAAAAATTACTGCTAAAAGAAAATTACAATTTGTTTGTCATGGATTTCATTTTTTTGAAAAAACAAAAATTTTTAAAACTCATTATGATGTACTTATTCAATGTAAAAATTGGGGCATACCTATTAATGCAGAAATATCAATTTTTTCTAATTATTCAGAAATATTAAAATTTTATAAGAAATTTGAAAAAAAACGTTTATTATTTGATTTTGATATAGATGGTATTGTAATTAAAGTTAATTCACTGTATTTTCAAAAAAAGTTAGGATCTAATAATAAATCACCAAAATGGGCTATTGCTTTTAAGTATTTTACTAAAGAAGAAATAACAAAGTTAAATGATATAAAATTTGAAGTAGGAAGGACAGGAATTATTACCCCAGTAGCTTATTTTAATCCTGTTTATATTTCAGGAGTAATGATTAAAAAAGCTTCTTTGTATAACAAAAATGAAATTGATAGATTAAATTTACATTTTAATGATTACATTACTATACAACGTTCTGGAGACGTGATACCGAAAATTATAAATGTGATTAACAATAAACGTTTACAGAATGCAAAGAAAATAATTTTTCCAGTTTGTTGTCCAATTTGCAATTCAGAATTATTAAAAAATCGAAAAGATAAAATAATACGTTGTCCTTCTGGACTAAGATGTAATGCTCAGAAAAAAAAAATATTTTGTCATTTTTTTTCAAAAAATGCATTAAATGCTACTGGATTAGGACCTGAAATTATTAATGAACTAATTCAAAAAAAAATCGTTTCAAATTTAGTAGATTTTTTCTATTTAACACAAGATCATTTTAAGAACATAGAAAATATAAGAGAAAAAAAAAGTATTAAAATTATTAAAACTATTTATGAATCTAAAAAAACTACTATGCATCGTTTTATTTATGCTCTAGGCATTCTTTCTGTTGGTGAAGTTATAGCAGAAAAATTGTCTAATTATTTTAATACTGTAAACAATTTAATAAATGCTTCTACAAAAGAATTAGAATCAATAGATGGTATAGGAAAAGTAGTTGCTAATAACATATTTACTTATTTTAATATTCTTGAAAATAGACAATTAGTAGAAAAATTAACACAAATATTAAATATTAAAAAATATAATCAAGTCTCATATTATTTAAATAGTATTTCTAATAAAAATGTTGTTATAACAGGTATATTTCAAAAATACTCTAGGAATCAATTAAAAGAAGTCTTAATTAAATTAGGCGCTCGCGTTAGTAGTAAAGTTTCTAAAAAAACAGAATTATTAATATTTGGAGAAAAATTTGGTAATAAGTTTTTTGAAGCAAATAAATTAAATATAAAAATGATTGATGAAAAAGAATTTAATTTTTTAATTAATAATATAAATTAA
- the gltX gene encoding glutamate--tRNA ligase encodes MKVKTRFAPSPTGDLHIGSIRTALYSWLFARRYNGKFVLRIEDTDVERSQELSVKSILQGLKWLGLNWDEGPYFQSQRLERYKEVIEIMLQTGNAYKCFCSAKEIEEERLKQLSEGKKPRYNRFCRNLKKKYSSNKKYVIRFKNPTFGKVSFEDKIRGKITFNNFELDDLVIQRSNGIPTYNFCVVIDDLDMNITHVIRGEDHINNTPRQINILKSLKAEIPIYAHVSMILDENKKKFSKRNNSENIIEYYKKGFLPEALINYIIRLGWSHGDQEIFNISELKKLFNLDTISKSSSAFSMKKLLWLNKYYINTLPSSYITNLLQDYMKNENINIANGPNLKCLLKLYKNRYHTLKEIACSFRFFYEEFELFNIKEVNKYLISKNLYILKNIYTQLNELSSWTIKILSEFFNNQSIVLNLEIREINVLLRVVLTGNVHSPNIHSIILLLGKEKTLLRIKKAIFFIQAKK; translated from the coding sequence ATGAAAGTAAAAACTCGTTTTGCTCCTAGTCCTACTGGAGATTTGCATATTGGTAGTATTCGTACAGCATTATATTCTTGGTTATTTGCACGTCGTTATAATGGAAAATTTGTACTTCGTATAGAAGACACTGATGTTGAAAGGTCTCAAGAATTATCAGTAAAATCTATTTTACAAGGACTAAAATGGTTAGGATTAAATTGGGATGAGGGTCCTTATTTTCAGAGTCAAAGATTAGAAAGATATAAAGAAGTAATTGAAATAATGTTACAAACAGGAAATGCATATAAATGTTTTTGTTCTGCAAAAGAAATAGAAGAAGAACGTCTTAAACAGCTTTCTGAAGGTAAAAAACCGCGTTATAATAGATTTTGTAGAAATTTAAAAAAAAAATATAGTTCTAATAAAAAATATGTAATCCGATTTAAAAACCCTACTTTTGGAAAGGTATCATTTGAAGATAAGATTCGAGGAAAAATCACTTTTAACAATTTTGAATTAGATGATCTTGTGATTCAACGTTCGAATGGAATTCCAACATATAATTTTTGTGTTGTAATAGATGATTTGGATATGAATATTACACACGTTATTCGTGGTGAAGATCATATCAATAATACACCTCGTCAAATTAATATTTTAAAATCTTTAAAAGCAGAAATACCTATTTATGCTCACGTTTCTATGATACTTGATGAAAATAAAAAAAAATTTTCTAAAAGGAATAATTCTGAAAATATTATTGAATACTATAAAAAAGGTTTTTTACCAGAAGCGTTAATTAATTATATCATAAGACTAGGTTGGTCCCATGGTGATCAAGAAATTTTTAACATTTCAGAATTAAAAAAATTGTTTAACTTAGATACTATCAGTAAATCTTCTAGCGCTTTTAGTATGAAAAAACTTTTATGGTTAAATAAATATTATATTAATACTTTACCATCGAGTTATATTACCAATTTGTTACAAGATTATATGAAAAATGAAAATATTAATATAGCAAATGGTCCTAATTTAAAATGTTTATTAAAACTATATAAAAATCGTTATCATACTTTAAAAGAAATTGCATGTTCCTTTAGATTTTTTTATGAAGAATTTGAACTTTTTAATATTAAAGAAGTTAATAAATATTTAATTTCAAAAAATTTATATATTTTAAAAAATATTTATACTCAATTAAATGAATTATCTTCTTGGACAATTAAAATATTGTCTGAATTTTTTAATAATCAATCTATAGTATTAAATCTCGAAATAAGAGAAATAAATGTATTATTACGAGTGGTATTAACTGGAAATGTACATTCACCAAATATACATTCTATAATATTATTACTTGGAAAAGAAAAAACTTTATTAAGAATAAAAAAAGCAATTTTTTTTATACAAGCAAAAAAATAA
- the fliE gene encoding flagellar hook-basal body complex protein FliE: MFIDNIHNQNIYTKINFLDENTKNIKESNNFIQFFQKALGEVSSIQNNAKKNIEKFELNPSSMSLNDVMINLQKSSISIELAIQIRNKVMSAYKEIMSQQI, translated from the coding sequence ATGTTTATTGATAACATTCATAATCAAAATATTTATACCAAGATTAATTTTTTAGATGAAAATACAAAAAATATTAAAGAATCTAATAACTTTATTCAATTTTTTCAAAAAGCATTAGGAGAAGTCAGTAGTATTCAAAATAATGCAAAAAAAAATATTGAAAAATTTGAATTAAATCCATCTTCTATGTCTTTAAATGACGTAATGATAAATTTACAAAAATCTTCTATTTCTATAGAATTAGCTATTCAAATTAGAAATAAAGTTATGTCAGCTTACAAAGAAATAATGAGTCAACAAATCTAA
- the fliF gene encoding flagellar basal-body MS-ring/collar protein FliF, giving the protein MNFSTIEESNSEEKKKFSNFLPYFFKNARILIILLVLAVITTISISVWRKSSDYQVLYNNLSTEDGAFIIDYLNQMKIPYQFSEDSGKLLVPKNKIYDLRLYLSEKKLPSSGIGFEILDKEKFGLSQFNEQVNYQRALEGELARTIERINIVKSARIHIAMPKNSLFLQDKKKPSASVILSLKLGTQLNSSQTNAILHLLSNSVSDLSVDNITIVDEFGKLLNNSAFTSEQINDAKLKYSEQIELRYTNKIQSILEPLFGFGNVHAQVTAQIDFNSQEKTREQYEPNTNRKNQSIRSYQTAINDKIKSKKENDHNSNTLTKNNSNYNVKNKQPNIIDNHKSFKDSFIISDSNINHDNTINYELNHTLSHIKMNMGEVKRLSAAVVINLIKDTNGKAVPLSKKQIKNIKNLVCESIGYSKIRGDSVHIINESFSQNKNTFIPFNKFNQSNVFNTYSILIPWCISALFILYFLKKYICSFIKNVLKNKILDKNIVKKETKNSNIHEKEIVDDIESKIVSTSNIENTDNLIHQICNISNQNPRVIASIIRQWMSDKK; this is encoded by the coding sequence ATGAATTTTAGTACTATAGAAGAATCAAATTCAGAAGAGAAAAAAAAATTTAGTAATTTTCTACCTTATTTTTTTAAAAATGCACGTATTTTAATAATTTTATTAGTATTGGCAGTAATTACTACAATTTCAATTTCTGTATGGAGAAAATCTTCTGATTATCAAGTTTTATATAACAATTTATCTACCGAAGATGGAGCATTTATTATTGATTATTTAAATCAAATGAAAATTCCTTATCAGTTTTCTGAAGATTCTGGGAAATTATTAGTACCGAAAAACAAAATTTATGATCTACGTTTATATTTATCAGAAAAAAAATTGCCTAGTAGTGGAATAGGTTTTGAAATTTTAGACAAAGAAAAATTTGGACTTAGTCAGTTTAATGAGCAAGTGAATTATCAACGTGCTTTAGAAGGTGAATTGGCACGCACTATAGAAAGAATTAATATTGTAAAAAGCGCGAGAATACATATAGCAATGCCAAAAAATTCTTTATTTTTACAAGATAAAAAAAAACCATCAGCTTCAGTAATTTTAAGTTTAAAACTTGGAACTCAGTTAAATTCAAGCCAAACAAATGCTATATTACATTTACTTTCTAATAGTGTATCTGATTTATCTGTAGATAATATAACTATAGTTGATGAATTTGGTAAATTATTAAATAATTCTGCATTCACGTCAGAGCAAATAAATGATGCTAAATTAAAATATTCTGAACAAATTGAATTAAGATATACCAATAAAATTCAAAGTATTCTAGAACCATTATTTGGTTTTGGAAATGTACACGCTCAAGTAACTGCACAAATTGATTTTAATTCACAAGAGAAAACAAGAGAGCAATATGAACCTAATACTAATCGTAAAAATCAGTCAATACGTTCATATCAAACCGCTATTAATGATAAAATAAAAAGTAAAAAAGAAAACGATCACAACAGTAATACTTTAACTAAAAATAATAGTAATTATAATGTAAAAAACAAACAACCTAATATAATAGACAATCATAAATCATTCAAGGATAGTTTTATTATCTCTGATTCAAATATTAATCATGACAATACGATAAATTATGAATTAAATCATACTTTATCACATATAAAAATGAATATGGGAGAAGTAAAAAGATTATCTGCTGCAGTAGTTATCAATTTGATTAAAGATACAAATGGAAAAGCAGTTCCATTGAGTAAAAAACAAATAAAAAATATCAAAAATTTAGTTTGTGAATCAATAGGTTATTCTAAAATTAGAGGTGATAGTGTACATATAATTAATGAGTCCTTTTCTCAAAATAAAAATACTTTTATTCCATTTAATAAATTTAATCAATCTAATGTTTTTAATACTTATTCAATTTTAATTCCATGGTGTATTTCTGCATTATTTATTTTATATTTTTTAAAAAAATATATTTGTTCTTTTATAAAAAATGTTTTAAAAAATAAAATATTAGATAAAAACATTGTAAAAAAAGAAACTAAAAATTCAAATATTCATGAAAAAGAAATAGTTGATGATATTGAATCCAAAATTGTGAGTACTTCGAACATAGAAAATACAGATAATTTAATTCATCAAATTTGTAATATATCTAATCAGAATCCGCGTGTTATAGCGTCGATTATTCGTCAATGGATGAGTGATAAAAAATGA
- the fliG gene encoding flagellar motor switch protein FliG: MTLNGTNKSALLLMSIGADQASEVLKYLTPFEVQELVTSMVNIKQISNTLLNNVLTECYDLFMKNNNLVYNNNDEYISHMLNKALGDKKGNILFNDALEVRNIKMCIESLNSMEPEKLADLLKKEHSQIITTILIYLDKNQAAKILSYLNIEKRSEIIIKISEFNGLEENKFLELKNIINNLIKNKKLIFSNKGGIKTVANILSSMKIENQKDLLKKLEVSNNNLSKKLIKEIFLFENIVNVNDNVIKCLMNDLEEEKLYIALQNSSETIKNKFFNNMTESKLTKLLFYLEKKSYISNISIENEQKLILMMIKNILDYGVFSLENLGKYYV; this comes from the coding sequence ATGACTTTAAATGGTACCAATAAAAGTGCACTTTTATTAATGTCTATAGGAGCTGATCAAGCATCAGAGGTATTGAAATACTTAACTCCTTTTGAAGTTCAAGAATTAGTTACTTCTATGGTTAATATTAAGCAGATATCTAACACATTATTAAATAATGTATTGACTGAATGTTATGATCTTTTTATGAAAAATAATAATTTAGTGTATAATAACAATGATGAATATATATCTCATATGTTAAATAAAGCATTGGGTGACAAAAAGGGAAATATTTTATTCAATGATGCATTAGAAGTAAGAAATATTAAAATGTGTATTGAATCTCTTAATTCTATGGAACCAGAAAAACTAGCTGATTTATTAAAAAAAGAACATTCTCAAATTATTACAACAATACTTATATATTTAGATAAAAATCAAGCAGCTAAAATTTTATCTTATTTAAATATAGAAAAACGTTCTGAAATTATAATAAAAATCTCTGAATTTAATGGTTTAGAAGAAAATAAATTTCTTGAATTAAAAAATATTATTAATAATTTAATAAAAAATAAAAAGTTAATCTTTTCAAATAAAGGAGGTATAAAAACTGTTGCTAATATTTTAAGTTCTATGAAAATAGAAAATCAAAAAGATTTGCTAAAAAAACTTGAAGTCTCTAATAACAATTTATCTAAAAAACTTATTAAGGAAATTTTTTTATTTGAAAATATAGTTAATGTTAATGATAACGTTATTAAATGTTTAATGAATGATTTAGAAGAAGAAAAATTATATATTGCACTTCAAAACAGTAGTGAAACTATAAAAAATAAATTTTTTAATAATATGACTGAATCAAAATTAACAAAGTTATTATTTTATTTAGAAAAGAAATCTTATATTTCTAATATTTCTATAGAAAACGAACAAAAATTAATTTTAATGATGATTAAAAATATTTTAGATTATGGTGTTTTTTCATTAGAAAATTTAGGAAAATATTATGTCTAA
- a CDS encoding FliH/SctL family protein, translated as MSNLDVKKDWKKWYPEEISLNHPKKNYNVFWNISTLKESDFYVIKKPKLNHKFKESNQIKDNFFKNESYLLNIKKNLIEKEKKYVLLNKNLKDLCVNFESTITLFEKTLFSRLLKTTLIICSYIIGEKISINESSLLKKVNKIVKNDDFFLKKPKLVIHPSNKKIFEKILKQSINNKWEFIYSENIDINGFKIQSENSNIDSTINARWKEVYRMILEEEKN; from the coding sequence ATGTCTAATTTAGACGTTAAAAAAGACTGGAAAAAGTGGTATCCAGAAGAAATTTCTTTAAATCATCCTAAAAAAAATTATAATGTTTTTTGGAACATAAGTACTTTAAAAGAATCAGACTTTTATGTTATAAAAAAACCTAAATTAAATCATAAATTTAAAGAATCAAATCAAATTAAAGATAATTTTTTTAAAAATGAATCATATCTTTTAAATATAAAAAAAAATCTTATAGAAAAAGAAAAAAAATATGTTCTTTTAAATAAAAATTTAAAAGATTTATGTGTTAATTTTGAATCTACAATCACTTTATTTGAAAAAACATTATTTTCACGTTTGTTAAAAACCACTTTAATAATTTGTTCTTATATCATTGGAGAAAAAATTTCAATTAATGAATCAAGTTTATTAAAAAAAGTTAATAAAATTGTTAAAAATGATGATTTTTTTTTAAAAAAACCTAAATTAGTTATACATCCTAGTAATAAAAAAATATTTGAAAAAATTTTAAAACAATCCATAAATAATAAATGGGAATTCATTTATAGTGAGAATATTGATATTAATGGTTTTAAAATTCAATCTGAAAATAGTAATATAGATTCGACTATTAATGCTAGATGGAAAGAAGTATATCGTATGATTCTTGAAGAAGAGAAGAATTAA
- a CDS encoding FliI/YscN family ATPase has product MKLKYSKLLNQITSFENKFNDLSDIIIYGRVVSINGLILEVLGLKVPIGSECIIERRIGNKLSNVLAEVIKFDEEKTLLFSLQETYGILPGAKVFLKIPKNINKFTKKIPLGFNLLGRVLNSKGEPLDGLPKLDLECFTTITKKYINPLQRKPISEILDTGICAINGLLTIGRGQRIGIFSSSGIGKSILLGMMAKYTKADVVVIGLIGERGREVKDFIENILGVDGLLKSVVIAAPADVSPLIQIEAASYATSIAEYFRDKNKNVLLIMDSLTRYAMAQREISLSLGELPVSRGYPSSVFSKIPILVERSGNIDNQGSITSFYTVLTEDQEEQDPISQICRSILDGHIILSRYYADLGHYPAIDIESSISRVMPEIVSKEQYLQACYFKKLFASYQRNKDLINIGAYVKGNDQILDDAIKKWINLEKFLQQQPSEQSDYLVSCEKLNKIFI; this is encoded by the coding sequence ATGAAATTAAAATATTCTAAATTATTGAATCAAATTACTTCTTTTGAAAATAAATTTAATGATCTTTCCGATATTATTATATACGGTCGTGTAGTTAGTATAAACGGTTTAATACTAGAAGTATTAGGTTTAAAGGTTCCTATTGGATCTGAATGTATTATTGAAAGGAGAATAGGTAATAAATTATCAAACGTGTTAGCTGAAGTTATTAAATTTGATGAAGAAAAAACATTGTTATTTTCTTTACAGGAAACTTATGGTATTTTGCCTGGTGCAAAAGTTTTTTTAAAAATACCTAAAAATATTAATAAATTTACAAAAAAAATTCCATTAGGATTCAATTTATTAGGTAGAGTATTAAATAGTAAAGGAGAACCATTAGACGGACTACCGAAGCTAGATTTAGAATGTTTTACTACAATTACAAAAAAATATATTAATCCATTACAAAGAAAACCAATTAGTGAAATATTAGATACAGGAATATGTGCTATAAATGGATTATTAACTATTGGTAGAGGACAAAGAATAGGAATTTTTTCAAGCTCAGGAATTGGTAAAAGTATTCTTCTTGGTATGATGGCAAAATATACGAAAGCAGATGTGGTAGTGATAGGATTAATTGGAGAGAGAGGTAGAGAAGTAAAAGATTTTATAGAAAATATATTAGGAGTAGATGGATTGTTAAAATCAGTAGTAATAGCTGCTCCAGCAGATGTATCTCCTTTAATACAAATTGAAGCGGCATCATATGCTACAAGTATAGCTGAATATTTTCGAGATAAAAATAAAAATGTATTGTTAATTATGGATTCTTTAACTCGCTACGCGATGGCTCAGAGAGAAATATCATTATCTTTAGGTGAATTACCAGTTTCTAGAGGATATCCATCTTCTGTTTTTTCAAAAATTCCTATTTTAGTAGAGCGCTCAGGAAATATAGACAATCAAGGATCTATTACTTCTTTTTATACTGTTTTAACTGAAGATCAAGAAGAACAAGATCCTATTTCACAAATTTGTCGTTCTATACTTGATGGTCATATTATATTATCTCGATATTATGCAGATTTAGGACATTACCCTGCTATTGATATTGAATCTTCTATAAGTCGTGTTATGCCAGAAATTGTTAGTAAAGAACAATATTTACAAGCTTGTTATTTTAAAAAATTATTCGCATCTTATCAAAGAAATAAAGATTTGATTAATATTGGCGCTTATGTTAAAGGTAATGATCAGATTTTAGATGATGCAATTAAAAAATGGATAAATTTAGAAAAATTTTTACAACAACAACCGTCAGAACAAAGTGATTATTTAGTTTCTTGTGAAAAATTAAATAAAATATTCATTTAA
- a CDS encoding flagellar export protein FliJ yields the protein MKNKKNLFFILENIEKQKIKQETINIKNLYIQKKEHIKQLKLLIKFRNEYITKLNIKLKSGISIDCWKVYNNFIFMLYVAIKENNNIVKKHEYIIKKNIDQWLKNHVKLKTWNFLNQKNKILFKNRQILKENIVSDQFSQFEFFKKRQLL from the coding sequence ATGAAAAATAAAAAAAATTTATTTTTTATTTTAGAAAATATAGAAAAACAAAAAATAAAACAAGAAACAATTAATATCAAAAATTTATATATACAAAAAAAAGAACATATTAAACAATTAAAATTATTAATAAAATTTCGTAATGAATATATTACAAAATTAAATATTAAACTTAAATCAGGAATATCTATAGATTGTTGGAAAGTATATAATAATTTTATTTTTATGTTATATGTTGCAATTAAAGAAAATAATAATATAGTTAAAAAACATGAATATATCATTAAAAAAAACATAGATCAATGGTTAAAAAATCATGTTAAACTAAAAACTTGGAATTTTTTGAATCAAAAAAATAAAATATTATTTAAAAATCGTCAAATTTTAAAAGAGAATATTGTTAGTGATCAATTTTCTCAATTTGAATTTTTTAAAAAAAGGCAATTATTATAA